In the genome of Limimonas halophila, the window GGTGCTGTGGCGGCTGTGCGCCGGCTTCGACGTGACCTCGGCCGAAATCGCGCGCATGGGCAGCGGTGGGCGCTTGAAGGAGATCCACAGCCGGCCGTTGCCGCGCACCCACGCGGCGCCCGCGTCGACGAGCGCCCCCCGAACACCGCCGCGCATCGCCGGGCTGGTGCTCGCCGCCGGGCAATCCCGGCGGGCCGGCGACCACAACAAGCTGCTCGCGGCGATCGACGGCACGCCGCTCGTGCGCCGGACCGTGGATACCGTGCTCGCCTCGCACGCGAACCCGGTCACGGTGGTAACCGGCCACGACCGCGAGGCCGTCGAGGCTGCGCTGAACGGCGCCGAGGTCGCGACCGTCTACAACCCCGACCACGCCAGCGGCATGGCCAGCTCGCTGCGCACAGGGGTCAAGGCGCTGCCGCCGGACATCGACGGCGTCGTCGTCGTGCTGGCGGACATGCCCGATTTGACGGCCACGGTCATCGACCGCCTCGTGGCCGCTTTCGCACCGGACCACGGGGCGGCCATCTGCGTCCCAACTTGGCAGGGCAAGCGGGGCAACCCGGTGCTGTTCGCCAAGCGGTTCCTGCCCGAGATGCTGGAGATCGAGGGCGACGTCGGCGCCAAGCCGCTCTTGCACGCGCACGCTGAGGCGGTGCGCGAGGTTGCGATGCCGGACGCCGGCATCCTGCACGACCTGGATACGGCCGAGGCGCTCGCCGCCTACACGCGCTCCAGCGCCGGCTGAGCCGCCCTGGACGCGTTCCCACCGGCAACGCGCGCCAGAAAGCGCAGCGTCGCCTCGCGGCCGCCCTGGTCCCAGACCCCGGTGTGGCCCGCGCCGCGGACGGAATGCCACGTTTTGGGCGCATTCGCCGCCGCGAAGAGCCGCTCGCCCAGGTCCGGCGGCACCACGCTGTCCGCGGTGCCGTGCAGCATGAGCAACGGCGCCGTCACCGTCCGGATGCGCGCCCGCGATTCGAAGCGGTCCCGCACCAGCCGCCGGGCCGGCACGTACCAGTAGTGGCGCTGCGCCACATCCGCGATCGCGGTGAAGCCGCCTTCCAGGACCAGGCCGGCTACCGGGCGCCGGGCGGCCAGCGCGGTCGCCACGCCCGTGCCCAGAGATTCGCCGTAAAGGACGACGCGCTCGGGCGGGATGCCGAGGACGGCCAGACGCTCCAGCACGCTTTCGGCGTCGGCGATCAGGCCGGCCTCGCTCGGTTGCCCGGGATTGCCGCCGAACCCCCGGTAGCCAACGACCGCGACGTTCCAGCCGGCAGCGTGCAGGGGGGCGAACTTGTCCAGGCGGTGACCCAGATGGCCCGCGTTGCCGTGACAGGCGAGCACGCCAAAGTCGGCCGAGTCAGCGGACGCAAGCGCGTGGCGGAGCGTCACGCCGTCGGCCGTACGCGTCCCGATCGACTCGTACGGCGCGCTCAGGCGGGGCGGTTCGGGGTTGGGCCGGTACAACAGCCGACGTTGGCCGAGATGAAGGCCGGAGACCAGGAGGCCGTACAGCCCCATTCCCGTGGCCACGGTCCAGGCCACGCCCGTCATCAGGCTCATGCGCGGCTCAGCCCCTGGGTATGCGGGATCCCCGCCCAACCCCTTGTGGCACGGGATCAAACGAGTTCCGGCGTGCGGTCGCGGTCGACCGCCGGTCCGGCCGTCGGTGGATCGTTCTGCAGATCCTCCGTGGCCGCCTCGGCCGGTGGCGGAGCCTGCGCCGGTGCGCTTGTCCGTGCAATATCGCCGGAGATCTCGCCGCCGGCCTCCACCACCAGTTCATCATATCGGACCGTGCCGGTGACGACCCCCGTGGCGGCCACCGTCAGGCGGCCGGCCACCGTCAGGGTTCCATCGAACGTGCCGGCGATGGTGGCGAACTCGACATCGACCCGGCCGGTGAACAGGCCGCCTTCGGCCACCTCCAGGCTGCCGGACGGCAACGTGGCGTTGGCCCGGCCATGAACGATGACGTGCCGGGTGTTGTCGATGGTGCCGCGGAAGCGAACGCTGCGGCCGATCACCAGTTGGCCCATGGGCGTGTCGCCACCAGCATCGGCACGGGCACGATCAGCCCCGCTGGTTTTCACGCCCCCGCGCGCGTTGACGGCTCGGGCCGGAACACCGGGAAGAAGCCGGCGGGGCGGCTGCGGCTCGGTGGGGCCTTGTTTCGAGGAGGACGTTGGCGTGTGAGACACCGTCGCGAACCTCTCGCTCTCGTTTCGCATGGGGATCGGGATAACGGCCCAACCGGGTCGTGGATACAACCATGCTGTGGCCAATGTGTGGCAAATTCGGCTGGCTGTCCGGATTTTTGCGGAACAAAGGAAACTCGAAGCACGTTAAGATTTTAGGCTTTATTAACGGCTTTCGCTGATGCTCGTGATACGATGGCGTGGCGGCGCCGCCTTCGCTTTGCCTGCCACCCGCTCGAGCTTGGAAGGCCGGGGGATGTCGAACGAGCTCACGCCGAGAACGCCGCACGCGAGACCGGCTGAATGGATGCCCGTGACGGTCGGCGGACGCGATCGGTCGCCATGGATGGACAAACCGGCTTCTGGATGCTCATCTCGCGCGTTGGACGATCTGTCTTGCCGATTTTCGCGTGCGCCAGGAGGCGTGATTGGTTCCGCCCACGCTGCAACAGGCAGAACCGGTGATGGCGCGCTTTGATCCGCGCCGGGCGCTGCGGCGGCTGGCGATGCCCGTGCCGCGCCTGCGGTCGATCCGCGCCAACTTTCTCGCCATCAACATTCCGCTCATCGTGGTGGCGATGCTCACGCTCTTCGGGCTGTACGAGTACACCGCCTACACGCATGCCCGGCACGAGTTGCAGCAAAAGCTCCAGCGGATACTGGACAATCAGTCGGCTGTGCTGAAGGAGTCGCTCTGGACGCTGGATCACGAGCGCATCCGCCTCATTCTCACGGCGGCGGGCGCGGACCCAGACATCCGCGGCGCCGCCGTCTACGACAACATGGGCAACATGCTGGCGGCGGTGGGCGAGTTCGACCGCACACGGATGCCGCACCTCGTCGCGTCCAAGGACATCGTCTACGAGCGCCACGACGAGCGCCGCGTGATCGGGCAGTTCACCGTCGCCTTGACCAACAAGCGACTGGAAGCCGCGGCGGCGGAACGCCTCGTTTGGGCAAGCGTCCTGGC includes:
- a CDS encoding bactofilin family protein — translated: MGQLVIGRSVRFRGTIDNTRHVIVHGRANATLPSGSLEVAEGGLFTGRVDVEFATIAGTFDGTLTVAGRLTVAATGVVTGTVRYDELVVEAGGEISGDIARTSAPAQAPPPAEAATEDLQNDPPTAGPAVDRDRTPELV
- a CDS encoding alpha/beta hydrolase, encoding MSLMTGVAWTVATGMGLYGLLVSGLHLGQRRLLYRPNPEPPRLSAPYESIGTRTADGVTLRHALASADSADFGVLACHGNAGHLGHRLDKFAPLHAAGWNVAVVGYRGFGGNPGQPSEAGLIADAESVLERLAVLGIPPERVVLYGESLGTGVATALAARRPVAGLVLEGGFTAIADVAQRHYWYVPARRLVRDRFESRARIRTVTAPLLMLHGTADSVVPPDLGERLFAAANAPKTWHSVRGAGHTGVWDQGGREATLRFLARVAGGNASRAAQPALERV